The region cctgttacattgcacaaccttcaatgttgtcataattacgtaaaattctggcataTTAGttggcaacgagccaggcggcccaaacggTTGCATATACCCAtgctctgtgtgcaatgaacacaagacaagtgacacaatttccctcgtttaatattgcctgctaacatgaatttcttttaactaaatatgcaggtttaaaaatatatacttgtgtattgtttttaagaaaggcattgatgtttatggttaggtacattcatgCAACGATtatgcttttttcgcaaatgcgctttcgttaaatcatcccccgtttggcgaagttggctgtctttgttaggaagaaatagtcttcacagttcgcaacgagccaggcagcctaaactgctgcatataccctgaccctgaagaaaggcgttgatgtttatggttaggtacacattgatgcaacgacagtgcttttttcgcgaatgcgcttgttaattacccgtttggcgaagtaggctatgattaatttataaatgaacaggcaccgcatcgattatatgcaacgcaggacaagctagataaactagtaatatcatcaaccatgtgtagttaactagtgattatgtgacgattgattgtttttataagatatgttttatgctagctagcaccttaccttggctccttgctgcactcgcataacaggtagtcagcctgcaacgcagtctcctcgtggagtgcaacgcaatcggccatgatcggtgtccaaaaatgctgattaccgattgttatgaaaacttgaaattggccctaattaaaatCAGCCCCAATTTGGGTTGCATACCAGCCAGTGACCCCTCCCATCACAATCTGCGTGGTCACAGAGTATTTATCTTCGAGGGGACCAGAGTTATTCCCAAACATCATGCTCCACCATTGGTGCCTCCGGGCGTACTCTGTCAGGTCCACCACCTCATAGGTCTCATCCTCGCTCTCCGGCTCATCCTTTTCTGATAAGATGTCATCTGGGATGAAGGAATGACATACAAAGAATTTAAACTGTTTTGCTTTCACTTTCTATCATCTAGGCAACCTAGGGCAGGCAGGTTTCAGGTCCAAATTCAGTCACAATGCCAATGGCTGGTATTTGGGTCGATGGGCGATTGCATGCCATTGTTTTTGAAATTAGGCTAAATTGCTAGCAACAAAGCTAGCCATCTAGTCAGTAAAGTCCCCCTGTCAAAAGCCGCAGCTGAAGGAATAGCAATATTTGAGTGTTTAGATTTCTTGATATTGGAACTatctatatatagtatatctgATTCGTTGTTATAATTCGAGATTATTTAATCCATAAACATGGACTAGCACTAACCTTCTTTGCGATCCGCCATTTTGGAGAAAATTACATCATGATGTTGACTGCTGTATGCAAACCCCGCCCCTAAGCTTTATAAACCTCTGCTGGCCCCGCCTACAGAATGATGCTTTGCCACGTCAGTATTTTAACACTTTGCTCTTTCTTTGAAATGTTGCAGAATGTTGACAATTTCATTTGGAAGCATAATAATGATCAATTTCCCTCACATTTGATTCAATTTCTACACAAAATAGCTATCACTTCATCCCTTGCATATTTAAATTGATTCAAATTCAAATCTACATCAAATACTGTAACTTATATATAATCAATTGATATCAAAATAAATAGTAATATTTTATAAAGTAATATGTTCAAATGGTTTTATGATATATCAAAAAAGCTATTTGGATAATTAGATTTGAGGATTTTACATTGGATGGATATGTCTTGTCTAACAAATGAGTCTGGGTATTTTGAAAATGTCCACAGCTGGGGGGAAAAAACACCAACAAGAATGATTGctattcatttatttttcaagACATGTACAAACGTGAGAATGTAATTCATAacacagtagatatcctgtacacAAATACAGTAGAACTAGCTAGTACAAAAAAATGCAAACAGATCAAATTGGTATCAACCACAAAAATGTATAGGAATGTGGGGCCTCGGGCAAGGATGATGATTATTGTGATGTGAACATTGCAGGGTGAGAAAAATAAAGTAGTCACACAGTCCAAATCAGCATTCTTACCTCCACACATCATTGCAACGTTTTATTTAGACATGCTTACCCATCAACAGCAAATAATACTGGTATCAAGTATTTGCACAAATTTCTCAGTTGTCACTCTTAAATGTATTTAGTAATATGACAGTTTGCATGTAGCTATTTAACATTGTTATTTATGCACTTTGCAAAACAAATCAATCAATTTGAATacatatacaatatatacattaTTGATTTTGAGAAAATAATGAACATGTATAATTGATTTCTGTGGTTTGTAAAAAGATAAATgaagatgggtaaaaaaaaacttAATGTCATATGCTGACATTCAGACATATCTATTGGCTGAAGAGGTAGGAGAGGCGTGACTACGGCGGCGCGTGGGTTCGCTTGCTTGTGTGACACAATTATAACAACTTTAAGCTGGTGGCTGTGGGGAATTTTATGGTCAAATAATACTATTTTCAAACTGCAAGAATTGAACTTCATGCATTACATTTGATTAATTGCATAAACGGTGCCTAAAAATGTGACGCGAATACTTTTTGGAGGGGTACTTGTTTTCCTGAAAGGATTTACCATTTTGAATTGCGTTTTGATCGTGGAGAAAAGTTTATTCTATCTTAATACATTTTTAGTTTTTCTTCTTTGATTTGGTGGAGTATTTCGTTCGCCCTCTCGTCGCGATTCCATGCAATCGTGCGGAGTCTCGCTCGCTGTTGCTGCCTGCGCTGCTGCTCGGAGTCTCGGCTCGGCTTCTGGTGGTGATGAGGAAAAGAAAATGGCGGCGGGAAAAGCCAGTGAAACCGAGGAGGACTTTCCGACGCTGACAGCCCAAGAGAGGGACAGCTTGGTCGGAATTGACAGGTCGGAGTCAAAGCCCTGCACACACCTCTGGTGTATTCGTAATATTCTGTACACGCGTTTGCCGTTTTTATACGTTAAATCCATTTGCACGGCAGTGCAAGTGATACTGAACCGCCTGTGTTGTCTTCTTGCTTGCAGCTCACTGTTTGGATTTCAGAGGCTTCATGAAGATGGCGCCAGAACGAAGGCCTTACTGTTGAAGGTAGCTCGCTAAGTTGCAAACACACAGGACCAGCCGGTCCTTGAACCACAACACTTGCACCTTCTACATTCTTGCCCACATAGTAATACGTGTAACTATGTTAAACTAACTAACATAGCCAGTCCACTCTCAGGTGAGAGCACGGACTCTGGTTAACCATACACCCATCACACGATGTGCGCAGAGCGACCCTGCGGCTACGCAGCGTTCCTACCCGACTTCTTTCCCTCGCAAGCTAATCCAATAGTGAAAATGAACGGCTTTTCCATTGCATAAACACATTTCAGTAACCCAACTGGCTATTTTCGTTATTAGGGTGGCCTTGCATTTATCTAACTCGTCAACCTAGCTATTTGTTTGTCACAAAGGCTTGTCATTTCAAATGTTTCTTCCAAGCTGGTTTGTATTGGGTGCAGTAGAAATGGCTAACAAGCCTGGTAGCTGAGTAAGCTAGCTGGCTGTGTAATAGAACATCTGAAGTACCTACTTGCGGGCTAGTCATTTATATTGATAATACGAACCACCACATGCTAACCTTTTAATTTAGCCTGCTAGCAAATGTCTAGCTAGTCCCCTGCTAGTTTGATAACGTTAACTAGCTTGTGGACGTGCGTTGTTGGGACCCTGGAGTTGGCCAGCTCATTCTGAATGTTAGCTAGTTAGAGATTCAATGGTCAGGGACATATAGAATTAGGCTTTTTACAGATAACATTACTGTGATGTAAGCATTAGGTAACGTTTTGTAGCCCGTTAGCCACATCTACCGAGTGTGATAAAGTGACCGAACTTGGTCAGAGAACTAGCTAACGTTTAGGAAGGCTACGTTGTTTTAATGGCGATTTAACGTTCTATTATGGAGTAGACGTCCCATGGTGCCAGGAAAGTATGTTTGCTTGCTGCACTGTGTATCTGGCTCGTGCAAAATGTATGCATGAATTTGAGCCGTTTTCGTGCCCCGGAGTTGGTGTTGATTGTGAAGAGCTCGACACGGGCTTTCGCTATGTTCCAACGgctgctaactaacgttagctgttTGGATAGCTAGCTAGTCATGGCTGCTTGGGCCGGTCCAAGATGGCGGGACAGGGAGTAGTGACACCGAAATCTAGCTATGTGGTGAGCTCAATTAAAACATATATCGAACGAAATTGCATGCAATTCGTTGGCAGGTTTTGATTGACCCCTTTAAGCCGTGTGGCTTATGTTGGTTTGTTGACAGTTTTCATTGACCCTCTGTGGATGGGTCCCTTCGTAGCTAGGTTTTGCATCCCAGCATCAACCTGTAGCTAGCACATTGGACAGTGAACAAAGGACAAAGttgcacacacatttatacatttttgctCTTTATGTTTAACTTTTTATTTTCACAGTTGGTGTTTACAATTGGAGGAAGCTTCTATCCCCATACTATGTTGCCACCAAAAAGAAGTGATTGGCTTCCCAGTGTGCTTAGAAAGTAGGCTTGCTGGCAACGTAAACAAAAATGCATATTCTATTGCAAATTCAAATCACTGGAGAGATGATGGCAAACTGGCCACACCACTATGCCAGCCAGTTCAAACCCTCACCAATTCAGCCATTCTCTTCTCCCTGCATTATTACCCCTGGTATTTTTTTCAGCAGCGGTGGCAAAGTTGGCTTTGTAGTGGGAGTGTGGCTAATGGAGCTGTGGCTAAATGGAGCTGCCGCAGAGAcaaaagttaatttcctgcaattctacatgttTTACCATGTGTCTGAGAGaaatgcagttttaaagctaatttccttcaattctgcacattttgccatggcttatcCTGTGTTCTTACACTATTTGAGTGACTCAAAtgtaacaaaatcaatggggaccTCATGCCATGACATTTTTAGAATTTGATTCTCCTCACCGTGTAGTTTGTATTTTGGTGAACGTTAGTTATCGAAGGTGatcttatttaaaaaatatatatatatatgtttttacatACTTTATCTTGGTTTAGTCGTCTTAATTTTACACTGAGAACGTTTAACATCCCAAATTattagatttatttattttaataaaaAGGAATATGGGGGAAAGACTGCACTGTCTCGGCATTTAGCTGGGACTTTATACCCATGCATTCTGTCCACATTTATTATCTCCAAAGTGATGCAGGGGTCCAATGAAGGAATGACCCCGTTCTCTCTTCATAGCGGAGATACAGTTCATTTTAAAATGTCATGTCGTTTTTTAGGTCTCACTTTAAAGGTTGCTTAGATTCATATTGTATAGGTTAAAGGTACTCCTTATATCCCTACTTTGAGAAGTGGGTGGGCAGATGCTACCGGGATGTCACATACTGAAACCAGCCCCTTGCACTTTGGGGAATGCAGCCCTTGGCCAAACTGCCCCATGTAACATTACTAGCTACCCTACACCCTGGTATTCACCCCAGCCATCACATGACACACTCCTAGGGATGTGGTCAATTTAAATCTTGACATTAATGGAACATATTTTTCATGCGCTAAATGAATGACCCGTAGGCGTTTCTGCTGCATTGCACCTGGTTTTGCAATTCTTGCTACTCTCTAAAATTTGTATTTTGATGGAGCCCACCTCCATCAGCGGTTTATATTGCGCATTGACCACCAGGGATAAGTTTGGACATTATGATGATAAAACCAGTAGCATTATGTGAAGCTACTGACTCAACATTTCTTAGACGGTGTCACTTTATTTTTTGTAAACTGTGACCTTTTTCCTCAATTAGTTTGAGTTCCATTTGTATATCACTTGTCTCctgatttgtttgtttatttttattttttttgctgtgAGGTGTTCTACCACTAATTATTTTATTCTATAGCTTTATTAGTTTTGAGTGTCTGCCCTGTCTGGAACGGTGCACAGTCGCTCTGTTGCACAGCTATCTACGCCCAGATAATGCAGAGTTCAACTCCACTGACAGAACTGGGTCATTGTATCGCCGCCACTGGATTAAGTGGCAACTACATAGAAATAGAAAGAGTAGAACTACAACGggtcttacagtgaaatgcttacttataagcctttcaccaacaatgcagttttaagaaaaataagtgataAGTTAAGAATAatttaagagcagcagtaaaataacagtagcgaggctatatacaggagctaccggtacagagtcaatgtgctggggcacaggttagtcaaggtaatatgtTCATGTAggtagggtaaagtgactatgcatagataataaagagAGTAGCAGCCGTGTAAAAGAGGggtggacaatgcaaatagtctgggtagccatttatttgattagctattcaggagtcttatggcttggtggtagaagctgttattaagaagccttttggacctagacttggcactccggtacctctTGTCGGgcggcagcagagagaacagtctacgactagggtggctggagtctttgacaatttttagggccttcccctgacactgcctgttatagaggtcctggatggcaggagcttggccccagtgatgtacttggccgtacgcactaccccctCTAGTGTGttacggtcggaggccgagcagttgccacacttgcggtcggaggcggagcagttgccataccaggcagttatGCAACAAGGTCACTCTATGGTGCAGCTAattagtccctaatctatggagTTCACATGACCGGGCAGGGGTGCAGCcccccactggggagacaggcccagccaatcagaatgggcTTTTCCCCGACAAAAGgattttattacagacagaaatgctCCTCAATTTCATCAGTTATCTGTGTGGCTGGTCCCAGAGGATccctcaggtgaagaagctggatgtggaggtcctgggatggcatgcttacacgtggtctgcgattgtgaggccgtttggatgtactgccaaattctctaagatGATGTTGGAAGCAGTTTATGGTAGGGAAATTAACATTCAactatctggcaacagctctggtggatttTCCTGCAGTCAGCACACATGTGGcgttgttgtgacaaaactgcacattttagtagGTTTTTATTGTtgccggcacaaggtgcacctgtgtaataatcatgtttatttaatcagcttcttgatatgccatacatgtcaggtggatggattttcttggcaaaggagattctcagtaacagggatgtaaacaaatttatgtgcaacatttgagagaaataagcttttcatGCGACTGGAATGTTTctatgtatttttatttcacctcatgaaacatgggaccacaTGTTTGGGATGTGCACAAGTGTACCATTGAATGAGTGTTGCATATTAACTTCAATGCATGAGGATGACATTAAAATGAAGAAGCATAATAGCGGGTACTTCTGAGATTTTTACTGTCCCCCAAACAAGTACACAAAATTAATGTTTCATGCCACCCTCATCATGATCCTTTTTTGGGAATAAACTGATTTTAGATCAATGAATCAACATCCCCATCCGCACACACTTACAATAAATTGATTGCATAcccatttgtattttttatttgttccAGCTGTGACTTTGAGCGCTACATGTTATGGAATCAATTGTGGTTTGTTTATTGGTATAAAATCGCATTTACAGCTTGTTTGCTTTGTCCCTTATCATTGTATTTGTGTTACTTTCATGAGACGTGTTGCTTGTTAGGAAATAACAGATGCATTGTGGGAGCTCATTACCAAGCACCAATATTCGTTCCTGCAGCATTGTGTACCAGTGCCACATGAGGCATCATCGCTTTACTGGAGTAAACCGCACACTTTCATCTAGTTTGTCATATGAACTTGAATGCTTGTTAAGCctactgtgtggtgtgtgtgcgcgcattctCATAAAGCCTGAGCCGCAGCTAAATTTAATTAGATTGATTTCATCATCTGTGATGATTGTTAAATTCTGGGCTTGGCCTCCCTCAGCTGTGCTGTCTGTCATTTCTCCTGGCCCCTCCCCCTTTCCACTATAAACAAACCTCCAGTCAATCTGAATGGTGACGTAAGAAGGCGTTCGACAAACCAACATCCCCAAGCACTCAATCACGCTGAGACTATTCAGCTGTTCAAAGAGAAAGTACCAGGGCCCAAAACGTACTTTTTGGTCCATCAGCCACTGGCAGgtagataaaaaataaaatatgaggTCAACcaatttatgatttttcaacgaagataccgattattggaggatcaaaaaaaaaacaataccgatttaatcggccgattttatgtaaaaaaaaaaaaaaacaaacaaaaaacttttaattttttaaattattatttattttaagttaatgacaattgcaacaatactgaatgaacacttattttaacttaatataatacatcaatcaaaaCTTTagcattgccagtgtaacagtatagcttccgtccctctcctcgacccaacctgggctcgaaccaggaacacatcgacaacagccaccctcgaagcatcgttacccatcgctccacaaacgCCGCAGCCCTTACAGAgaaaggggaacaaccactcccaagtctcagagcgagtgacgtttgaaacgctattagcgcacacccatgctaactagctagccatttcacatcggttacaccagcctaatctcgggagttggtAGGCTTGAAGCCCTAAACAGCGCAATACTTGAAGCACAGCGACAAgatgctggcaaaacgcacaagtgctgtttgaatgaatgcttatgagcctgctggtgcctaccaccgctcagtcagattgctctatcaaatcatagacgtaattataacataactcacagaaatacgagccgtaggtcatttaatatggtcaaatccggaaacgatcatctcgaaaacaagacgtttattctttcagtgaaatacagaactattcgggtggcatccataagtctacattttcctgttacattgcacaaccttcaatgttatgtcaatattgcgtacaattctggcaaattaggcggcccaaattgttgcatatacactgactctgcgtgcaatgaacgcaagagacgtgacacaatttcacctggttaatatttcctgctaacctggatttcttttagcaaaatatgcaggtttaaaaatatatacttctgtgtattgatttataagagttccaaactgcctctggaagcaacgtcaacacaaaTGTCTGTTGGGAGCTTGAgaaaatgggtttccgtggctgagcagccgtacacaagcctaagctcaccatgcacaatgccaagcatcggctggagtggtgtgaaacCCGCCACCATTGGACACTGCAGCAGTGAagacgcgttctctggagtgatgaatcacgcttcaccatctggcagtccggttgacgaatctgggtttggcggatgtcagGAGAACGCTTATTGCCcgactgcatagtgccaactgtgaagtttggtggagaagaATAAAGGTCTATTTGTCATTGTTCAGGCTACATAtgcacactgaacaaaaatataaacgcaacatgtaaggtGAAATGAAATCATTTTGTGGACAAATTTATTTCcatcactgttagtgagcatttctcctttgtcaatctatccacctgacaggtgtggcatatcaagaagctgatttaaactGCATGATCAGGTGCAACCTGTGCTGGGGACAGGCCATTCTAAAATTTGCAGTTTtgtcaacacaatgccacagatatctgcaattggcatgctgactgcaggaatgtccaccagttctgttgccagagaattttaaTGTTTAATCTCTCTaacataagctgcctccaacgttgttttagagaatttggcagtatgtccaaccggcatcacaactgcagaccacgtgtaaccacgccagccctgTACCACCTCATCCGGCTCCTCTTGACCTGttggatcgtctgagaccagccacccagacagctaatgaaactgtgggtttgcacaaactGTCAGCAACCGTCTCAGGGatgctcatctgtgtgctcatcatcctcaccagggtcttgatctgACTGCAGTTTGGAGTCGTAACAGACTTCAGCGGGCAAATGCTCACCTATGATGGctactggcacactggagaagtgtgatATTCTCGGATTAATCCAGGTTTCAACTGTATCGGGCAGATggcgtgtatggcgtcgtgtgggcgagcggtttgctgatgtcaatgttgtgaactgAGTGCCCAATGGTGGtgatggtatgggcaggcataagctaccgaCAACAAGCACAATTGTGTTTTATCGATGGGCTTTTTGAATGCACAGATACCATAATGAGATCCTGAGTCCctttgtcgtgccattcatccgtcaCCATCAGcttgtttcagcatgatgatgcatgtccccatgttgcaaggatctgtccacaattcctggaatctgaaaatgtcccagtgcttccatggcctgcatactcaccagacaatGTCATCTATTGAGTGTGTTTtagatgctctggatcgacctGTACGACATTGTGTTCCAGTTCCAACCAATATTCTGCAACTTTGCACAGCTATTGAAGGGGAGTGGGacaacaggccacaatcaacagcctgatcaactctatgcagaggcgatgtcacgctgcatgaggcaaatggtggtcacaccagatactgactggttttctgatccatgcccatCTATTTCTTTATCTGTGACCTGcagatgcatgtctgtattcccagtcatttgaaatcgaaacgagcagttcatgcttgaaaacccacaagtCAGAGTTAAAGCAGTTGTACATGGAAGAGTGGGCTGAAATTTCTTCACGGCGACATGAGAGAAGGATCAATAACTACAGGAAGTgcttggttggagtcattgcagctaaaggtggcacaaccagttattgtgTTTAAGGGGGCAATTAATTTTTCACACaggcattgggtgttgcataataTGAAGTATGTGTGGAGTTAATCTATTAGGTTTTGATCTGCCCGCATTCAGTATAATTTATTTTGATGCAAAAGTAGAGCCCTTCAGAAAGGGGTAAATACCTTTTCACTGTGTGATTCGTTGTGCTTTGTGTGATTAGCTACGAGCTATGGCACAAAAcgacactgaccacagtaactgCAGCATTTATTGTATCTATAAATGTGCTCATGCTTGACTTTGAATTTTTTTATTCACAATTGCGAGTGAAATGCTTGTACTGTAGAGCCCTGACCACTTGCCAATATGGCTGGTGAAATAAACATCTTACCTGCCAATGCCAAAATCTACCTGCATTTGGCGGGGTCAATTTTAGGTTCTGGAACGTACCCCTTTTTGTTTTGCCATATGCGGTACAACAGACATTTACGCACGTCTCTCGTCTGGTCTGCGTAACACACAGGATGTAACCAAATGACTGGTCCCACAGAGGGAACTCCTTTTGTAATGGAGTTAGTGGCAGTACACAGATAGTATACCCACGTTAGGTTCTGTTCTTCCCCAGCCCATTCCTTGCCTTCTGAATGATCTAACACACCACAGTATTGCCCTCTATCCCTCAACGTTGATGAATATTGAGTAGGCCAAGGGCATACGTGAATCTCTTCACTCACTAGTGTTATTAGTTCACTGTCACAGCACAAACTCCCCTGAACTTGGTAGTCCAGTTGAGTGACAAGTGGACGTTCTATCCACCTCACCCTCCCcaaacacacacggacacgcacgTTTCAGAGACAAATACCTAATGCTGTCATCGAGTTAATCATTGGCTGGTCATTATCAACGTTCTTTAAGTGTTCGATTTGCAAACAGTTTTGAATCGGTCTTGTTCAAACAtactttttttctctttctctcgcttggTGAGTGACTGATCTAAGAGCCACCCAGATATAGGGCCTAACTGTAAGTGACATCAGAATTGGCAACAGTGAATTAAACATGAAAAAAGCTAAGCGGATCTCTTAGGCAAGAGTCATTCCACTTGTGAGTGTTTGGCTAATATGCACTTACATTTAAactaccgacttcaactgtatgtggctaaggtgtatgtaaactcagtttttcacaattcatgacatttaatcctagtaaaaattccctgtcttaggtcagttagcatcaccactttattttaagaatgtgaaatgtcagaataatagtagtgggaattatttatttcagcttttatttctttcatcacattcccagtgggtcagaagtttacattctcaattagtaattggtagcattgcctttcaattgtttcacttgggtcaaacatttcgggtaccattccacaagcttcccacaataagttgggtgaattttggcccattcctcctgacagggctggtgtaactCAGTCAAGTTTGTTGGCCTccatgctcgcacatgctttttcagatctgcccacaaatgttgtataagattgaggtcagggctttgtgatggccctccaatacattgactttgttgtccttaagacattttgccacaactttggaagtaagcttggggtcattgtccattttggaagaaccatttgtgaccaagctttaacttcctgactgatgtcttgagattttgcttcaatatatccacacaattttccaacctcatgatgccatctattttgtgaagtgcagcaaagcacccccacaacatgatgccgccaccccatgcttcaaggttggaatggtgttcttcggcttgcaagcctccccctttttcctccaaacataatgatggtcattatggccaaacagttctatttttgtttcatcagaccagaggacatttctccaagaagtacCATCTTGTTGCAAAccctagtctggcttttttatgtcggttttggagTATTGGCTTTGCAGAGCGgattttcaggttatgtcgatataggactcgttttattgtgaatatagatactgttgtacttgtttcctccagcatcttcacaaggtcctttgctgttgttctgggattgattttcacttttcgcaccaaagcacgttcatctctgggagacagaacacgtgtccttcctgaggggtatgacggctgcgttgtcccatggtgtttatactcacatactattgtttgtacagatgaatgtggtaccttcaggcatttggaaattgctccaaaggatgaaccagacttgtggtggtctacaattatttttctgagttcttggctgatttcttttgcttttccaatgatgtcaagcaaagaggcactgagtttgaaggtaagccttgaagtacatccacaggtacacttccaattgactcaaatgatgtcaattagcctatgagaagcttctaaagccatgacattttctggaattttccaagctgtttaaaggcacattcaacttagtgtatgtaagcttctgacccactggaattgtgatacagtgagtttaAGTGAAACAAttggtctgtaaacaattgttggaaaaattacttgtgtcatgcacaaagtagatgtcctaactgatttgccaaagctatagtttgttaacaagacatttgtgga is a window of Oncorhynchus masou masou isolate Uvic2021 chromosome 7, UVic_Omas_1.1, whole genome shotgun sequence DNA encoding:
- the LOC135543312 gene encoding FUN14 domain-containing protein 1-like, with product MADRKEDDILSEKDEPESEDETYEVVDLTEYARRHQWWSMMFGNNSGPLEDKYSVTTQIVMGGVTGWYATQIGADFLLLQIANHSGYVQVDWKKVEKDVNKAKKHLKKRTKQAAPEMNSFFEEVKATEFVKKNIVLSSGFVGGFLLGLAS